In Alteracholeplasma palmae J233, a single genomic region encodes these proteins:
- a CDS encoding metallophosphoesterase, whose protein sequence is MINRRYSQPQVFFPFIDKISKFSNVYYVNGNHEEGHSSRKELYRYIENHNIKYLSNKTDNITIKNKDITLMGLDDGRRFETYYFKDNESIKNNYRILLSHRPEKWNNYISPEHEYNPDLILSGHAHGGQFRFFNQGLVAPDQGLLPTYDAGLYSFNEIHMIVSRGIGNSILSYRFNNKPHVPIITVNI, encoded by the coding sequence TTGATCAATCGGCGGTACTCTCAACCTCAGGTGTTTTTTCCGTTTATAGATAAGATATCTAAGTTCTCTAATGTTTATTACGTTAATGGAAATCATGAAGAAGGACACAGCAGTCGAAAAGAACTATATCGATATATAGAAAACCATAACATAAAGTATTTAAGTAATAAGACTGATAATATCACAATTAAAAATAAAGATATCACACTTATGGGACTAGATGATGGTAGAAGATTTGAAACTTATTATTTTAAAGATAATGAAAGCATTAAAAATAATTATCGAATACTTCTATCACATCGACCAGAAAAATGGAATAATTATATTTCTCCAGAACATGAATATAATCCTGATTTAATTTTATCTGGACATGCACATGGAGGACAATTTAGATTTTTTAACCAAGGGTTAGTTGCTCCTGACCAGGGCTTATTACCAACATACGATGCTGGATTATACAGTTTTAATGAAATACACATGATTGTATCAAGAGGTATTGGAAATAGTATCTTATCATATAGATTTAATAATAAGCCACACGTCCCAATTATTACAGTAAATATTTAA
- a CDS encoding metallophosphoesterase has protein sequence MQKVKGKKLKIFLLTILILLAFFIIMCLIFIDNTTLDFEKYEIGKKTENSQQVKIVHLSDLHFPKIKIDIDQLISKIEKEAPDIIAITGDLIDQSAVLSTSGVFSVYR, from the coding sequence ATGCAGAAGGTGAAAGGTAAAAAACTAAAAATATTTTTATTAACCATATTGATACTTTTAGCTTTTTTTATAATTATGTGTCTTATTTTTATTGATAATACGACATTAGATTTTGAAAAATATGAAATTGGAAAGAAAACAGAAAATAGCCAACAAGTAAAAATAGTCCATTTATCTGATTTACATTTTCCAAAAATAAAAATAGATATTGATCAACTAATTTCTAAAATTGAAAAAGAAGCACCCGATATTATTGCAATTACAGGAGACTTAATTGATCAATCGGCGGTACTCTCAACCTCAGGTGTTTTTTCCGTTTATAGATAA
- a CDS encoding S1C family serine protease: protein MIKRTIYISIILLSMMVIIKADMNPNQIYKQALNYTVELKCSKSNSDTVYATAVLIDLKGYYVTNAHVVTQSINGNNYDFEIFEIRYYYEKEYQRVTLEKYDTKTDLAILKGLPQKKSFKVNLEYQTADRVYAIGNLNETGIAITSGIISNKEVIIKSKNTIFKVIQTDLTISYGNSGGALVNSKGQLIGIISFRNKDNKGNVIYGLAYCIPINDVMIYLE from the coding sequence ATGATAAAAAGAACAATATATATAAGCATAATATTGTTATCAATGATGGTTATTATAAAAGCGGATATGAATCCTAATCAGATTTATAAACAAGCATTAAATTACACAGTAGAATTAAAATGTTCAAAAAGTAATTCAGATACAGTTTATGCAACCGCAGTCCTTATTGATTTAAAAGGATACTACGTGACAAATGCTCATGTAGTAACTCAAAGTATTAATGGAAATAATTATGATTTTGAAATATTTGAGATACGATATTATTATGAAAAAGAATACCAAAGAGTAACTTTAGAAAAATATGATACTAAGACTGACCTAGCAATTTTAAAAGGTCTGCCTCAAAAAAAGTCATTTAAAGTAAACTTAGAATACCAAACAGCGGATAGAGTATATGCAATCGGTAATCTCAATGAAACAGGAATAGCTATTACAAGTGGAATAATTAGCAATAAAGAAGTAATTATAAAATCTAAAAATACTATCTTTAAAGTAATTCAAACAGACCTAACTATTTCATATGGTAATAGCGGTGGGGCATTAGTCAATTCAAAAGGACAACTCATTGGAATTATTTCATTTCGCAATAAAGATAATAAAGGTAACGTGATCTATGGATTAGCATACTGTATACCTATCAATGATGTTATGATATATTTAGAATGA
- the glnA gene encoding type I glutamate--ammonia ligase, giving the protein MKKYTKETILESIKKNDVRFIRLQFSDMLGVVKNVEVPVSKIDKVLDNQVMFDGSSIEGFVRIQEADMFLYPDLNTWLIMSWEDIKEGSVARLICNVYKPNKEPFEGDPRHILKTQLDKMKKLGFGAFNTGVEPEFFLFKLDQNKKPTLELTDDGGYFDLSPIDASENVRRDIVLELQKLGFIVEAAHHEVAYGQHEINFQFDNALEACDNIQTFKMVVKNIARRHNYHATFMPKPIKGINGSGMHTNCSLADLEGKNVFYDAKSEDGLSKTAYEFIAGVLKYANEYCLVTNPIVNSYKRLVPGYEAPCYVSWSKANRSTMIRIPASRGNGTRVEVRSVDPAANPYLALGIILAAGLEGIKKELVTKPVEINLFALNDKERKELNIHNLPENLSEAVVAFENSSFAKNVLGEHLFTKLIEAKKEEWNNYRTSVSEWEIQEYLSII; this is encoded by the coding sequence GTGAAAAAATACACAAAAGAAACTATCTTAGAATCTATTAAAAAAAATGATGTGAGATTCATAAGACTACAGTTTAGTGATATGTTAGGCGTTGTTAAAAACGTAGAAGTACCAGTATCAAAAATTGATAAGGTATTAGACAACCAGGTTATGTTTGATGGATCTAGTATAGAAGGATTTGTCCGCATCCAGGAAGCTGATATGTTTTTATATCCAGACCTAAACACATGGTTAATCATGTCTTGGGAAGATATTAAAGAGGGAAGCGTTGCTCGTTTGATCTGTAATGTATACAAACCAAATAAGGAACCATTTGAAGGGGATCCAAGACACATCCTAAAAACACAACTAGATAAAATGAAGAAGTTAGGGTTTGGAGCTTTCAATACTGGTGTTGAACCAGAATTCTTCTTATTTAAGTTAGACCAAAATAAGAAACCAACATTAGAATTAACAGATGATGGAGGATACTTTGACCTATCACCAATAGATGCATCTGAAAACGTAAGAAGAGATATAGTCTTGGAATTACAAAAGTTAGGATTTATAGTTGAAGCTGCACACCATGAAGTAGCTTATGGACAACATGAAATTAATTTCCAATTTGATAATGCGTTAGAGGCATGTGATAACATTCAAACATTTAAAATGGTTGTTAAAAATATTGCAAGACGTCATAACTATCATGCAACATTTATGCCAAAACCAATTAAAGGTATTAATGGTAGTGGTATGCATACCAATTGTTCTCTAGCTGATTTAGAAGGAAAAAATGTTTTCTATGATGCAAAATCAGAAGATGGTTTAAGTAAAACAGCTTATGAATTTATCGCAGGTGTACTAAAATATGCGAATGAATATTGCTTAGTAACAAACCCAATCGTTAATTCATATAAGAGACTAGTTCCTGGATATGAAGCACCTTGTTATGTATCATGGAGTAAAGCTAATCGCTCTACAATGATTAGAATTCCAGCATCAAGAGGCAATGGTACTAGAGTTGAAGTACGTTCAGTAGACCCAGCAGCTAATCCATACTTAGCTTTAGGCATTATCCTAGCTGCAGGCTTAGAAGGTATTAAAAAAGAATTAGTCACTAAACCAGTTGAAATTAACTTGTTTGCTTTAAATGATAAAGAAAGAAAAGAGTTAAATATTCATAATCTTCCAGAAAATTTAAGCGAAGCAGTGGTTGCTTTTGAAAATAGTAGTTTTGCTAAAAATGTATTAGGAGAACATCTATTTACTAAATTAATAGAAGCTAAAAAAGAAGAATGGAATAACTATAGAACAAGTGTTTCAGAATGGGAAATTCAAGAATACTTAAGCATTATATAA
- a CDS encoding DUF6973 domain-containing protein, which yields MKQKIVFITVVFLLLGVMGHNLAKDPKDYLTRELSVNDENQNISLTETQLEYVFDLGEKYLLENSTSTEEEVDTYMKNIIYTLSNENNSLDFVGSYYGGLTKEEFYLSVRHPFKALKVKKCVNKAYAKTTEFYVDDATYKKNGDAFRHVYWNALMTKEIGAEYAEKFATAHESESEDALDTLMDMKNNKIGRSLVKKYSKISDDEIANKARTEVRNGNCYQIVNEELISTNAEGER from the coding sequence ATGAAACAAAAAATTGTGTTCATCACAGTAGTATTTTTATTATTAGGAGTTATGGGGCATAATCTTGCTAAAGATCCAAAAGATTATCTTACAAGAGAATTGTCAGTGAATGATGAAAACCAAAATATCTCACTAACTGAAACTCAATTAGAGTATGTATTTGATTTAGGTGAAAAGTACTTGCTAGAAAATAGCACTTCAACTGAGGAAGAAGTAGATACATATATGAAAAACATCATATATACTCTAAGTAATGAAAATAACTCATTAGATTTTGTTGGAAGTTATTATGGAGGACTAACGAAAGAAGAATTCTATTTATCTGTTAGACATCCATTTAAAGCACTTAAAGTAAAAAAGTGTGTTAACAAAGCCTATGCTAAAACAACAGAATTTTATGTTGATGATGCTACATATAAGAAAAATGGAGATGCATTCAGACACGTATACTGGAATGCTTTAATGACTAAAGAAATTGGTGCTGAATATGCTGAGAAGTTTGCTACTGCACACGAATCAGAAAGTGAAGATGCACTTGATACATTAATGGATATGAAAAATAATAAAATTGGTAGAAGTTTAGTAAAGAAATATAGTAAAATAAGTGATGATGAGATAGCGAACAAGGCAAGAACTGAAGTTAGAAATGGAAATTGCTATCAAATAGTAAATGAGGAGTTAATATCAACAAATGCAGAAGGTGAAAGGTAA
- a CDS encoding FAD-dependent oxidoreductase, with translation MKVIVVGCTHAGTAAIKNMKKVNPNIDVTVYEKNDNISFLSCGIALYVGGVVKDKNGLFYSSPQELQTLGVKTNMLHEVLSIDYDKKVINVKNLQTNEEFTDTFDKLVMATGSWPIVPNIEGIRSENVLLSKNFNHANEIIEYASHVNKITVVGAGYIGVELAEAFELKGKEVVLIDAETRIMPKYLDEEFTNLAEKAFTDHGIKLALGEKVSGFTVEDNHVTKIHTDKNSYETEMVIMCIGFRPNTKLYLNQLETTLNGALIVNEYMQTSNPDVYACGDCVNVHYNPTGESKYIPLATNAVRMGTIAGLNIEKHQVKYIGTQGTSGIKIYDWSISSTGLTEGVAKDLGKDYATVTVKDHNRPEFMPSYDDAMLKIVFDKKTRQILGGQIVSKCDLTEKMNTLSVCIQNKMTVEQLAFVDFFFQPHFNKPWSLLNLAGLAALDIK, from the coding sequence ATGAAAGTTATTGTTGTTGGCTGTACACATGCTGGAACAGCTGCTATTAAAAACATGAAGAAGGTAAACCCAAATATAGATGTGACAGTTTACGAAAAAAATGATAACATATCTTTTCTATCATGCGGAATCGCTCTTTACGTAGGTGGAGTAGTGAAAGATAAAAACGGATTATTTTATTCAAGTCCACAAGAGTTACAAACTCTAGGTGTTAAAACAAATATGTTACATGAAGTTTTATCAATAGATTATGATAAAAAAGTGATTAATGTTAAAAACTTACAAACAAATGAAGAATTCACAGATACATTTGATAAGTTAGTTATGGCAACAGGTTCATGGCCAATTGTTCCAAATATAGAAGGCATTAGATCAGAAAACGTATTACTATCTAAAAACTTTAATCACGCAAATGAAATTATAGAATATGCATCACACGTTAACAAAATAACAGTAGTTGGCGCTGGTTATATTGGGGTTGAACTTGCAGAAGCATTTGAATTAAAAGGAAAAGAAGTTGTTTTAATTGATGCAGAAACAAGAATTATGCCTAAATATTTAGATGAAGAATTTACTAATCTTGCTGAAAAAGCATTTACAGACCATGGTATTAAATTAGCATTAGGTGAAAAAGTATCAGGATTCACTGTAGAAGATAATCATGTTACAAAAATTCATACAGATAAGAATTCATATGAAACAGAAATGGTTATTATGTGTATTGGATTTAGACCAAATACTAAACTTTATTTAAATCAACTAGAAACAACTCTAAACGGTGCTTTAATCGTTAATGAATATATGCAAACATCTAACCCAGATGTATATGCATGTGGGGACTGTGTCAATGTTCACTACAATCCAACTGGAGAAAGCAAATATATTCCTCTTGCAACAAATGCTGTAAGAATGGGAACAATTGCAGGTCTAAACATTGAAAAACACCAAGTTAAATATATTGGAACACAAGGAACTTCAGGTATTAAAATCTATGATTGGAGCATTTCTTCAACAGGGTTAACAGAAGGTGTAGCAAAAGACTTAGGTAAAGATTATGCTACTGTAACAGTTAAAGATCATAACAGACCTGAATTTATGCCAAGTTATGATGATGCGATGTTAAAAATTGTATTTGATAAGAAAACAAGACAAATCTTAGGTGGACAAATTGTTTCTAAATGTGATTTAACAGAAAAAATGAATACGTTAAGCGTATGTATTCAAAATAAAATGACAGTAGAACAACTTGCTTTTGTTGACTTTTTCTTCCAACCTCACTTTAATAAACCATGGAGTTTATTAAACTTAGCAGGACTTGCTGCATTAGATATTAAATAA
- a CDS encoding Cof-type HAD-IIB family hydrolase, which translates to MQKYKLIALDIDGTLVDDNKVISPDTINILNQLNSNNIQIVLSTGRPFIGLKSLLSKLNLTGPMITYNGGMIIDSTDGKVISENYLSLEAYLEIMGYAATHNITPMIWSYDKLYIIRENEFTKEYQKISNVKPIYITSYLALSHLKIHKILFYDLLDKIKEAKLNLSQSSLYDVFNSKIDFLEIVPKNVNKGNAIKVLQDYLNLPKEAIISIGDGENDVSMFHESGLSVSMKNASDAIKKESTITTLYTNNEDGVYHFLKSLFLI; encoded by the coding sequence ATGCAAAAATATAAATTGATTGCCCTAGATATTGATGGTACTTTAGTAGATGATAACAAGGTTATTTCACCAGATACTATCAATATTTTAAACCAATTAAATTCAAATAATATTCAAATTGTTCTATCAACTGGAAGGCCTTTTATAGGGCTAAAAAGTCTACTTTCTAAGCTAAATTTAACAGGACCTATGATCACCTATAATGGTGGGATGATTATTGATAGTACTGATGGTAAAGTTATTTCTGAAAATTATTTAAGCCTAGAAGCTTATCTAGAGATTATGGGGTATGCCGCTACTCATAATATAACTCCAATGATTTGGTCTTATGATAAATTGTATATTATTAGAGAAAACGAATTTACTAAGGAGTATCAAAAGATTTCAAACGTAAAGCCAATCTATATTACTTCTTACTTAGCTCTTTCACACTTGAAGATACATAAAATATTATTTTATGATTTGCTTGATAAAATAAAAGAAGCCAAATTAAATCTATCTCAGAGTTCTTTATATGATGTGTTTAATTCCAAGATAGACTTTCTAGAAATTGTTCCTAAAAACGTTAACAAAGGAAATGCTATTAAAGTGTTACAAGACTATCTTAACCTTCCTAAAGAAGCAATCATCTCTATTGGAGATGGTGAAAACGATGTGAGTATGTTTCATGAATCCGGTTTATCTGTTAGTATGAAAAATGCTTCAGATGCTATTAAAAAAGAAAGCACAATCACTACACTTTATACTAATAACGAAGATGGTGTGTATCATTTTTTGAAAAGTTTATTTCTTATATAA
- a CDS encoding DEAD/DEAH box helicase — translation MNIIEIKNSIDKNTYMKGNLYYLENRIKDITYNKFTSEFSASIIGTYDYKTKIVIKKGNVQSFNCDCPVDGLCKHVAAFLIQIKNDHKLLINALSNGIEKIEELNKLNYIKEKQNFDEIDIDHYFNLLLSFYQQYKGREEINQLEPYFKLPTFNPILPSDEVFIIYQNFQKISEYIKKEDLETYVRVYIKSVFSVYEYNVALKQLIAKNENNALTNMYIRALIKEKPSLFLNLDIENKAEYLLETALLYEDDFLPFETAYTKIKPDIEKTIQSNERYQSFQLIEELGKAFNYEKLAQLETIIGNDRVLKVINKLNFKITNIKDALNLKQLSGYQIDYTQYEDQMDQFIKYKEEIIKIDLDNFINYIYKHLDNKYFYKTKINYDALFEIIQAFNLIDKKLEKENYIELVSRNMITPVNTIVINEGGLPKKMVVGYRKTPMMPGKQDYKIIIEVLEDSFSEKLTLVKKINSKWEILVEGIVENRVLKLATKNKVLENEALEIFNQEPQKEVDDAFLELTETIEKKRTNNIKKQLLNQNKKLIERLSESIVEETKVLMDEKISIKPVLLLSGYFSNHQLVSQLTTLSLRIKGKREYVVKHIPTFIDNINNDRQDSYGKGLSFYHYIEQFDHESQEIISILETYKDVYPYKSYTAIEVSQKNLEKLIDVTSEMAIEDLEKNYLENDAQSYYKEKDYEVKINLSKDKFNLNLSDSLSQNHFIIRLEKIDLYIDQKNRTFAKIIYQNNKQRELTHFILDNPDFNVSYVLDELSSKVIPLIRKEVELSNDLIEYTKKFSVEIKSYFDYDKETDEITVLHKYYQGEIEIEKIMDYPIYQNTLNNYFKVLEQFGFQDSRITNPKNIVQFLTADLTPIKEHATVYIEKTLAKMTVKKTNRISIQVSTHQGMLKTHIEQTDLDEKLLKKVLKAYQEGKSYILLEDQVILTDTEEIVALSEFIEHNNLDISRLFDDNYTHPMYHLFKFSENSQYLNVEVENELKEIIYKIKNFDNKEITNPPHVYSMLKNYQISGFKWLQTLYELNLGGILADDMGLGKTLQIISLFESIETKGLLLVVCPKSLVYNWKNELEKFKASFDHLVYSGSKEYRDEVLLKMKEVTEKTLVITSYDTLRNDVENFESITFDTVILDEAQHIKNLTALKTKAVKDIKALHKFVLTGTPLENAISDLWSIFDFLMPGYLYSYNKFKKIEQKATADDKKALDFIVDKTRPFILRRTKKNVLKELPDKEEKVIYGEFEKEEQQIYDAYLLKVKQSFEEEKSNKIDFLADLIKLRQLCLSPELVYETFNKNSSKIDLTVEIIENAISSGHKVLVFSSFVKALELVKKRFKPEDFFMLTGQTEGRQRVEMANQFNQAESQQKVFFISLKAGGTGLNLTGADIVIHLDPWWNLAAENQATDRAHRIGQENKVTVYKIIMKSSIEEKVLELQEKKKELFERIIDGSEEQIAKLSDEDYKFLLE, via the coding sequence ATGAATATAATAGAAATTAAAAATAGTATAGATAAAAATACTTATATGAAAGGAAATCTTTATTATCTTGAAAATAGAATTAAAGATATAACCTATAATAAGTTTACTAGTGAGTTTTCTGCCTCAATAATAGGAACATATGACTATAAAACTAAAATAGTTATTAAAAAAGGTAATGTTCAGTCTTTTAACTGTGATTGTCCTGTTGATGGACTTTGTAAACATGTGGCAGCTTTTTTAATACAAATTAAAAATGACCATAAGTTATTAATCAACGCTCTTTCTAATGGCATTGAAAAAATAGAAGAGCTAAATAAGTTAAATTACATAAAAGAAAAACAAAATTTTGATGAAATAGATATTGATCATTACTTCAACCTATTACTTAGCTTTTATCAACAATATAAAGGTAGGGAAGAAATCAACCAATTAGAACCGTATTTTAAGTTGCCTACCTTTAATCCAATTCTTCCAAGTGATGAAGTTTTTATTATTTACCAAAATTTCCAAAAAATAAGCGAATACATTAAAAAAGAAGATCTAGAAACATATGTTAGAGTGTATATTAAGTCCGTTTTTTCAGTATACGAATATAATGTTGCCTTAAAACAACTCATTGCTAAAAATGAAAATAACGCACTAACAAATATGTATATTAGAGCATTAATTAAAGAAAAACCAAGTTTATTCTTAAACTTAGATATTGAAAATAAAGCTGAATATTTACTTGAAACTGCGTTGCTATATGAAGATGATTTTTTACCTTTTGAAACTGCTTATACTAAAATAAAACCAGATATAGAAAAAACCATTCAATCTAATGAAAGATATCAGTCATTTCAATTGATAGAAGAGTTGGGTAAGGCGTTTAACTATGAAAAGTTAGCTCAACTGGAAACTATTATTGGTAATGATAGAGTGTTAAAAGTGATCAATAAATTAAACTTTAAAATCACAAATATAAAAGATGCTTTAAATTTAAAACAATTAAGTGGATATCAAATTGACTACACGCAGTATGAAGACCAAATGGATCAATTTATTAAATATAAAGAAGAAATTATTAAAATAGATTTGGATAATTTCATCAACTATATTTATAAGCATCTAGATAATAAATACTTTTATAAGACAAAAATTAATTATGATGCTCTTTTTGAAATCATACAAGCATTTAATTTAATAGATAAAAAGTTAGAAAAAGAAAACTACATAGAATTAGTTTCTAGAAATATGATTACCCCTGTTAACACTATTGTTATAAATGAAGGTGGACTTCCTAAAAAAATGGTCGTAGGATATAGAAAAACGCCAATGATGCCAGGAAAACAAGACTACAAGATTATTATAGAAGTTCTAGAAGATTCTTTTTCTGAAAAACTTACGCTTGTAAAAAAAATCAATTCAAAATGGGAAATTTTAGTTGAAGGTATTGTAGAAAACAGAGTACTAAAGCTAGCAACCAAAAATAAAGTGCTAGAAAACGAAGCACTCGAAATTTTTAATCAAGAACCTCAAAAAGAAGTTGATGATGCATTTTTAGAATTGACAGAAACAATTGAAAAAAAGAGAACAAACAACATCAAAAAACAACTCTTAAATCAAAATAAAAAACTAATTGAAAGATTATCAGAAAGTATTGTTGAAGAAACTAAAGTGCTGATGGATGAAAAAATATCAATAAAACCAGTGTTATTGCTTAGTGGATATTTTTCAAATCATCAACTTGTTTCACAGTTAACAACCCTTTCTTTAAGAATCAAAGGAAAAAGGGAGTATGTTGTTAAACATATTCCAACATTTATTGATAACATTAATAACGACAGACAAGATAGTTATGGAAAAGGACTTTCTTTTTACCACTATATAGAACAATTTGATCATGAATCTCAAGAAATTATTTCTATACTAGAAACGTATAAAGATGTATATCCATATAAATCTTATACAGCTATTGAAGTAAGTCAAAAAAACTTAGAAAAACTCATTGATGTAACTTCTGAAATGGCAATTGAAGATCTAGAAAAAAACTACTTAGAAAACGATGCTCAAAGCTATTATAAAGAAAAAGACTACGAAGTTAAAATCAATTTATCTAAGGATAAATTTAATTTGAATTTATCAGATAGTTTAAGTCAAAATCACTTTATCATTAGATTAGAAAAAATAGATTTATACATTGATCAAAAAAATAGAACATTTGCTAAAATCATCTATCAAAATAATAAACAAAGAGAACTCACTCATTTTATATTAGATAATCCAGATTTTAATGTTTCATATGTTTTAGACGAACTTTCCTCTAAAGTAATCCCATTAATTAGAAAAGAAGTTGAGTTATCTAATGATTTAATTGAATATACTAAGAAGTTTAGTGTAGAAATTAAAAGTTATTTTGATTATGATAAAGAAACAGATGAAATAACTGTTTTACATAAATATTACCAAGGTGAAATAGAAATAGAAAAGATTATGGATTATCCAATATATCAAAATACACTAAATAACTATTTTAAGGTTTTAGAACAATTTGGATTCCAAGATTCAAGAATTACTAACCCTAAAAATATTGTTCAATTTTTAACAGCGGACCTAACTCCGATTAAGGAACATGCTACTGTTTATATAGAAAAAACTTTGGCAAAAATGACTGTCAAAAAAACTAATAGAATTAGCATACAAGTTTCTACCCATCAAGGAATGCTAAAAACTCATATAGAACAAACAGATTTAGATGAAAAGTTACTTAAAAAAGTATTAAAAGCATATCAAGAAGGTAAATCCTATATATTATTAGAAGATCAAGTAATCTTAACAGATACTGAAGAAATTGTTGCATTATCAGAATTCATTGAACATAACAATTTAGATATTTCAAGATTATTTGATGATAATTATACTCATCCTATGTACCATCTATTTAAATTTAGTGAAAACTCACAATATTTAAACGTTGAAGTAGAAAATGAACTTAAAGAAATTATTTATAAAATAAAAAACTTTGATAACAAAGAAATAACAAACCCACCCCATGTCTACAGCATGCTTAAAAACTATCAAATATCAGGTTTTAAATGGCTTCAAACATTATATGAACTGAATTTGGGAGGTATTCTAGCAGATGATATGGGGCTGGGTAAAACCTTACAAATTATTAGTTTATTTGAATCTATTGAAACTAAAGGATTATTATTAGTAGTTTGTCCAAAAAGCTTAGTATATAACTGGAAAAATGAACTAGAAAAATTTAAGGCAAGCTTCGATCATTTAGTTTATAGTGGTTCAAAAGAATATAGAGATGAAGTACTACTGAAAATGAAAGAAGTAACAGAAAAAACGTTAGTTATCACATCATACGATACCCTCAGAAACGACGTTGAAAACTTTGAATCGATTACATTTGATACAGTGATTCTAGATGAAGCTCAACATATTAAAAACCTGACAGCATTGAAAACAAAAGCAGTTAAAGACATTAAGGCTTTACATAAATTTGTATTAACTGGAACCCCGTTAGAAAATGCTATTTCTGATTTATGGAGTATTTTTGATTTTTTAATGCCAGGTTATCTATACAGTTATAATAAATTTAAAAAAATAGAACAAAAAGCTACGGCTGATGATAAAAAAGCATTAGATTTTATTGTAGATAAAACAAGACCATTTATTTTAAGAAGAACAAAGAAAAATGTATTAAAAGAGCTTCCGGATAAAGAAGAAAAAGTTATTTATGGAGAATTTGAAAAAGAAGAACAACAAATCTATGATGCTTATCTACTTAAAGTCAAACAATCATTTGAAGAAGAAAAGTCTAATAAAATAGATTTTTTAGCGGATTTAATTAAATTAAGACAATTATGCTTATCACCAGAACTAGTATATGAGACCTTTAATAAGAATAGCAGTAAGATAGATTTAACAGTTGAAATTATAGAGAATGCTATTTCATCAGGACATAAAGTCTTAGTTTTTTCATCATTTGTAAAAGCATTAGAACTAGTTAAAAAAAGATTTAAACCAGAAGACTTCTTTATGTTAACTGGTCAAACAGAAGGCAGACAAAGAGTTGAGATGGCAAATCAGTTTAACCAAGCAGAAAGCCAACAAAAAGTGTTCTTTATCTCACTTAAAGCTGGAGGAACAGGACTTAACCTAACAGGCGCTGATATTGTAATACATCTTGATCCATGGTGGAATTTAGCAGCTGAAAACCAGGCAACTGATAGAGCCCATAGAATTGGACAAGAAAATAAAGTAACAGTTTATAAGATTATTATGAAATCAAGTATCGAAGAAAAAGTTTTAGAACTTCAAGAAAAGAAAAAAGAATTATTCGAAAGAATCATTGATGGAAGTGAAGAACAAATTGCTAAGTTAAGCGATGAAGATTACAAATTCTTATTAGAATAA